A single region of the Rhodococcus sp. W8901 genome encodes:
- the trhA gene encoding PAQR family membrane homeostasis protein TrhA: MTALGLDDLPVKPRMRGWIHAWSLVVAILASAVLVSFAYAKESPRAGLATLIYSVTVCGLFAVSTTYHRIHWHTVRARTWMKRADHSMIFLFIAGSYTPFGLLALPPRTGAILLTVVWCGALAGIALKMLWPTAPRWVGVPLYLLLGWAIVPVAGDLVHEAGVLPLVLLAIGGVLYSVGAILYATKWPNPWPQTFGHHEFFHAATAVAALCHFVAVCLVVFG; encoded by the coding sequence ATGACGGCACTCGGACTGGACGACCTGCCGGTCAAGCCACGCATGCGTGGCTGGATCCACGCGTGGTCGTTGGTGGTCGCGATCCTGGCGAGCGCCGTGCTGGTCTCGTTCGCCTATGCCAAGGAATCGCCACGTGCCGGCCTCGCCACACTGATCTACAGCGTCACCGTGTGCGGCCTGTTCGCGGTGAGCACCACCTACCACCGCATCCACTGGCACACCGTGCGCGCCCGCACATGGATGAAGCGTGCCGACCACTCGATGATCTTCCTGTTCATCGCGGGCAGTTACACCCCGTTCGGCCTGCTGGCACTCCCGCCGCGCACCGGCGCGATCCTGCTGACGGTCGTGTGGTGCGGCGCCCTCGCCGGGATCGCGCTGAAGATGCTGTGGCCCACCGCCCCTCGCTGGGTCGGAGTCCCGCTCTACCTCTTGCTGGGCTGGGCCATCGTCCCCGTGGCCGGAGATCTCGTCCACGAGGCCGGCGTTCTGCCCCTGGTCCTGCTCGCGATCGGCGGCGTCCTCTACAGCGTCGGCGCCATCCTCTATGCCACCAAGTGGCCCAACCCGTGGCCGCAGACGTTCGGCCATCACGAGTTCTTCCACGCCGCCACCGCGGTCGCGGCGCTGTGCCACTTCGTCGCGGTCTGCCTGGTCGTGTTCGGGTAG
- a CDS encoding isoprenyl transferase, with the protein MKLRGLLYSIYERRLLRRLDGLQHPRHVAVMCDGNRRWARENGFTDVSHGHRMGARKIAELLRWCDAADIEMATIYLLSTENLRREPEELDTLLEIITDVVEEISAAGQNWSVKIVGTLDLLPEAQARRLREAAESTRGRTGTHVNVAVGYGGRQEIADAVQSLLREKLHEGLAGDDLVKAMSVEGIDSHLYTSGQPDPDLVIRTSGEQRLSGFLLWQSAYSEIWFTEAYWPEFRRVDFLRALRDYAARHRRFGA; encoded by the coding sequence GTGAAGTTGCGCGGCCTGCTGTACAGCATCTACGAGCGACGGCTCCTGCGCCGTCTCGACGGTTTACAGCATCCGCGCCATGTGGCGGTGATGTGCGACGGCAATCGCCGGTGGGCGCGGGAGAATGGATTCACCGACGTCAGTCACGGGCACCGGATGGGTGCGCGCAAGATCGCCGAACTGCTGCGCTGGTGCGACGCGGCCGATATCGAGATGGCCACCATCTACCTGCTGTCCACCGAGAACCTGCGTCGCGAACCCGAGGAACTCGACACGCTGCTCGAGATCATCACCGACGTCGTCGAGGAGATCTCCGCTGCGGGCCAGAACTGGAGCGTCAAGATCGTCGGCACCCTCGACCTGCTCCCGGAAGCGCAGGCCCGTCGGTTGCGGGAAGCGGCGGAGAGCACCCGCGGGCGCACCGGCACACACGTCAATGTCGCGGTCGGGTACGGCGGCCGGCAGGAGATCGCCGACGCGGTGCAGTCGTTGCTCCGCGAGAAACTCCATGAGGGACTGGCCGGGGACGACCTCGTCAAGGCGATGAGCGTCGAGGGCATCGACAGTCACCTCTACACGTCGGGTCAGCCCGATCCCGATCTGGTGATCCGGACGTCGGGGGAGCAGCGGCTGTCGGGATTCCTGTTGTGGCAGAGCGCCTACTCCGAGATTTGGTTCACCGAGGCCTACTGGCCCGAGTTCCGGCGCGTCGACTTCCTGCGTGCGCTGCGCGATTACGCCGCCCGGCATCGCCGGTTCGGCGCCTGA
- a CDS encoding TetR/AcrR family transcriptional regulator — MNEIEVRTEADRRPTQRDEQKRITRLRLLDCARELFSARGYAAVKIDDITSAAGCSRATFYLHFTGKTDVLRKIGSESMEPRAASVYADLDEVLDSGSRDEFARWVGRAIDWFDRNRAILPAWDEALVLEPEFREAARDAISALPDAMPSYLARWGDDRQQEARLRIELLVTQLERFFTRWAVQGTIEVPREQAAEILTDVWFPAMTPPAR; from the coding sequence GTGAACGAGATCGAGGTCAGGACCGAGGCCGACAGAAGGCCGACACAGCGCGACGAACAGAAACGGATCACCCGACTCCGGCTACTGGACTGCGCGCGCGAACTGTTCTCGGCGCGCGGCTACGCGGCCGTGAAGATCGACGACATCACGTCCGCGGCCGGCTGCAGCCGCGCCACCTTCTACCTGCACTTCACCGGAAAAACCGACGTCCTGCGCAAGATCGGCTCCGAATCGATGGAGCCGCGTGCGGCGTCGGTCTACGCCGACCTCGACGAGGTTCTCGACAGCGGATCTCGCGACGAGTTCGCACGCTGGGTCGGTCGGGCGATCGACTGGTTCGACCGCAACCGCGCGATCCTGCCGGCTTGGGACGAGGCACTGGTGCTCGAACCGGAGTTCCGCGAGGCGGCGCGCGATGCGATCTCGGCACTTCCGGACGCGATGCCGTCGTACCTGGCGCGGTGGGGAGACGATCGCCAACAGGAAGCCCGGCTGCGGATCGAACTACTCGTCACCCAACTCGAACGGTTCTTCACGCGATGGGCAGTGCAGGGCACCATCGAGGTTCCCCGCGAGCAGGCCGCGGAAATCCTCACCGACGTCTGGTTCCCGGCGATGACGCCGCCGGCGCGGTAG
- a CDS encoding flavin-containing monooxygenase, with translation MPQLPKVCIIGAGCSGFTTAKRLKDHGIPYDCFEASDDVGGNWYYKNPTGMSSCYESLHIDTSSTRLQFEDFPVPADWPHFPHHSLMHGYFRDYIDKFGLRETITFNTMVEKAVRNADGTWAVTLDTGETRNYDALVVANGHHWDPRMPEYPGKFDGRIIHSHDYLNAFDPIDMRGKNIVVVGMGNSALDIASELSHRSIGKHVWVSARRGVWVLTKYREGKPADKMMMPPWMPKKLGLKIARRKIKKSLGRMQDYGLPEPDHEPLGAHPSVSIDFLAKAGSGDLTCVPAIESLDGDHVRLVDGRRIPADVIVCATGYNMSFPFFDDPSLQPDAQHRFPLFKRIMQPGVDNLFFMGLAQASPTIVNLAEQQSKLVAGVLDGSYAPPSVDEMRRIIGVDDAASLAQYYETPRHTIQVDFARYVRDLKKEMVAGEKRAQSVPVGAR, from the coding sequence ATGCCCCAACTGCCCAAGGTGTGCATCATCGGTGCCGGCTGCTCGGGATTCACCACCGCGAAGCGCCTCAAGGATCACGGCATTCCCTACGACTGCTTCGAGGCCTCCGACGACGTCGGCGGCAACTGGTACTACAAGAATCCGACGGGCATGTCGTCGTGCTACGAGAGCCTGCACATCGACACCTCGTCGACGCGGTTGCAGTTCGAGGACTTCCCGGTGCCGGCGGATTGGCCGCACTTTCCGCACCACTCGCTGATGCACGGCTACTTCCGTGACTACATCGACAAGTTCGGTCTGCGCGAGACCATCACGTTCAACACGATGGTCGAGAAGGCCGTTCGCAACGCGGACGGGACCTGGGCGGTCACGCTGGATACCGGCGAGACCCGCAACTACGACGCGCTCGTCGTCGCGAACGGTCACCACTGGGATCCGCGGATGCCGGAGTATCCCGGCAAGTTCGACGGCCGGATCATCCACAGCCACGACTACCTCAATGCGTTCGACCCGATCGACATGCGCGGCAAGAACATCGTCGTGGTCGGGATGGGCAACTCGGCCCTCGACATCGCCTCCGAACTCTCGCACCGGTCTATTGGCAAGCACGTCTGGGTCTCCGCGCGCCGCGGAGTGTGGGTCCTCACGAAGTACCGCGAGGGCAAGCCGGCCGACAAGATGATGATGCCGCCGTGGATGCCGAAGAAGCTGGGCCTGAAGATTGCCCGGCGCAAGATCAAGAAGTCGCTGGGACGGATGCAGGACTACGGCCTGCCCGAGCCCGATCACGAGCCCCTCGGTGCGCACCCGTCGGTGAGCATCGACTTCCTCGCGAAGGCCGGATCCGGTGACCTGACATGTGTTCCGGCGATCGAGTCGCTCGACGGCGACCACGTCCGCCTGGTCGACGGCCGCAGGATTCCCGCCGACGTGATCGTGTGTGCCACCGGGTACAACATGAGCTTCCCGTTCTTCGACGACCCGTCGCTGCAACCCGATGCGCAGCACCGGTTCCCGCTGTTCAAACGGATCATGCAGCCCGGCGTCGACAACCTGTTCTTCATGGGTCTAGCGCAGGCGTCGCCCACGATCGTCAATCTCGCCGAGCAGCAGAGCAAGCTCGTCGCCGGTGTGCTCGACGGCAGCTATGCGCCGCCGTCCGTCGACGAGATGCGCCGGATCATCGGGGTCGACGACGCCGCGAGCCTGGCGCAGTACTACGAGACGCCCCGCCACACCATTCAGGTGGACTTCGCGCGCTATGTCCGGGATCTCAAGAAGGAGATGGTTGCCGGGGAGAAGCGGGCGCAGAGTGTGCCGGTGGGGGCGCGGTGA
- a CDS encoding serine hydrolase domain-containing protein, with protein MTPVEGFADPSYAGLRELLQRNLDDGTDAGASVCVVRDGEIVVDLWGGVADVDTDAPWVKDTVVNTYSLTKTMTTLAALLLVDRGLLDLDAPVARYWPEFAANGKDGVLVRHVLGHTSGVSGWQQPVTIADICDDVLAENLLAEQAPWWEPGSASGYHATNYGHLVGGLVRRIAGRSLGEFFATEIAEVCGADYLIGTPADVDARVAPLIAPPPTGFDYGALPADSVFVKTMTNPAIPIPETSSRQWRGAQIGGVNGHGNARSVARVQSVVSHGGRAVSGVEVLRPETVERVFDVQADGVDQVLGAALRFGLGYALPAPAIHPSIPDGRVCWWTGYGGSIVVNDLDRRMTFAYVMNKMTPQLLGAPRTEEYVAQAYAAL; from the coding sequence GTGACGCCCGTCGAGGGGTTCGCGGATCCTAGCTACGCCGGGCTGCGAGAGCTGTTGCAGCGCAATCTCGACGACGGTACCGATGCGGGCGCGTCGGTATGCGTGGTGCGTGACGGCGAGATCGTCGTGGATCTGTGGGGTGGCGTCGCCGACGTCGATACCGACGCCCCCTGGGTCAAGGACACTGTCGTCAACACGTACTCGCTGACGAAGACCATGACCACGCTTGCGGCCCTGCTGCTCGTCGACCGCGGCCTGCTTGACCTCGACGCACCGGTCGCCCGGTACTGGCCGGAGTTCGCCGCGAACGGCAAGGACGGTGTCCTGGTGCGACACGTCCTCGGGCACACCTCGGGAGTGAGCGGTTGGCAGCAGCCGGTGACGATCGCCGACATCTGCGACGACGTCCTTGCCGAGAACCTGCTCGCCGAGCAGGCGCCGTGGTGGGAGCCCGGGTCCGCGTCGGGTTACCACGCGACCAACTACGGGCACCTCGTCGGCGGACTGGTCCGCCGGATCGCCGGGCGCAGTCTCGGCGAGTTCTTCGCAACCGAGATCGCGGAGGTCTGCGGTGCCGACTACCTGATCGGCACACCCGCCGACGTGGATGCACGGGTCGCGCCCCTGATTGCGCCGCCGCCCACCGGATTCGACTACGGCGCACTGCCGGCCGACAGTGTCTTCGTCAAGACGATGACCAATCCGGCGATTCCGATCCCGGAGACGTCGAGCAGACAGTGGCGTGGCGCTCAGATCGGCGGCGTCAACGGTCACGGCAACGCCCGGTCGGTGGCCCGTGTCCAGTCGGTCGTCTCGCACGGCGGGCGGGCCGTCTCCGGCGTGGAGGTCTTGCGACCCGAGACCGTCGAGCGGGTCTTCGACGTCCAGGCCGACGGCGTCGACCAGGTGCTCGGGGCCGCGCTGCGGTTCGGGCTCGGGTACGCGCTGCCCGCTCCCGCGATCCATCCCTCGATCCCCGACGGGCGGGTGTGCTGGTGGACGGGTTACGGCGGATCGATCGTCGTCAACGATCTGGACCGTCGGATGACCTTCGCGTACGTGATGAACAAGATGACGCCGCAACTCCTCGGTGCGCCGCGCACCGAGGAATACGTCGCCCAGGCGTACGCGGCGCTGTGA
- the coaA gene encoding type I pantothenate kinase has translation MARVSESSPYVEFDRKQWRKLRKSTPLVLTEEELVGLRGLGEQIDLDEVAEVYLPLARLIHLQVAARQRLFAATATFLGEKHPDRQVPFVIGVAGSVAVGKSTTARVLQALLARWEHHPRVDLVTTDGFLYPTAELTRRGIMHRKGFPESYDRRKLLRFVTEVKSGAEEVAAPVYSHTSYDVIPGQYHLIRQPDILIIEGLNVLQTGPRLMVSDLFDFSIYVDARIEDIEAWYIKRFLALRKTSFADPNAHFHHYAALSDEHATLAAEDIWNSINRPNLVENILPTRPRATLVLRKDADHTINRLRLRKL, from the coding sequence ATGGCACGGGTGAGCGAGTCCAGCCCCTACGTCGAGTTCGACCGCAAGCAGTGGCGCAAGCTGCGTAAGTCGACGCCGCTCGTGCTCACCGAGGAAGAGCTCGTCGGGCTCCGCGGTCTCGGTGAACAGATCGACCTCGACGAGGTCGCCGAGGTCTACCTCCCGCTCGCTCGTCTGATCCACCTGCAGGTCGCCGCGAGGCAGCGTCTGTTCGCCGCCACCGCAACCTTCCTCGGCGAGAAGCACCCCGACCGTCAGGTGCCGTTCGTCATCGGTGTCGCCGGCAGCGTCGCGGTCGGCAAGTCGACCACCGCCCGCGTCCTGCAGGCACTACTCGCCCGCTGGGAACATCACCCGCGGGTCGACCTCGTCACCACCGACGGGTTCCTCTACCCCACCGCCGAACTCACCCGCCGCGGCATCATGCACCGCAAGGGTTTCCCCGAGAGCTACGACCGCCGCAAGCTGTTGCGGTTCGTCACCGAGGTCAAGTCCGGCGCGGAAGAAGTTGCCGCCCCGGTCTATTCACACACCTCGTACGACGTCATCCCGGGCCAGTACCACCTCATCCGCCAGCCCGACATCCTCATCATCGAGGGCCTCAACGTGCTGCAGACCGGTCCCCGGCTGATGGTCTCGGATCTGTTCGACTTCTCGATCTACGTCGATGCCCGCATCGAGGACATCGAGGCCTGGTACATCAAACGTTTTCTGGCGCTGCGCAAGACGTCGTTCGCCGACCCCAACGCGCACTTCCACCACTACGCGGCGCTGTCCGACGAGCACGCGACCCTGGCGGCCGAGGACATCTGGAACTCGATCAACCGGCCCAACCTGGTCGAGAACATCCTCCCGACACGTCCGCGTGCCACGCTGGTGCTCCGCAAGGACGCCGATCACACCATCAACCGCCTGCGCCTGCGCAAGCTCTGA
- a CDS encoding DUF885 domain-containing protein, translated as MELDTLVREYLLLGLRFDRLEEGFVDAYTGDPALRRQVDNEPRPDPRTLVGSARALRAELPSAGLTDERTRFLDAHLTALECSARKFAADDIGFVDEVAAYFDVRIAPGDEERYRDAHRRMDAVLPGPGTLAERMEANRAADRIPPDRLQDCVEAFNSALRDRVRAEYALPEHEQVDYEVVGDKPWSGFNYYLGGYRSTVAINSDLDQHMSNLPRLIAHESYPGHHTEHCRKEAGLVGAGQLEQTLFVVNTPQCLMAEGLADLALESIVGAGWGTWAQEIYADLGLRFDGERAEELADASSGLLSVRQDAALLLHDRGASADDVAAFLQRWTLSSPERARQSLRFLSSPLWRAYISTYVEGYRLLGGWLAQAPVGPERSERFRRLLDEPLTPGALRDDTPGALRDDTPGALRDDVVSADGAASMLGRGRP; from the coding sequence ATGGAGCTCGACACACTGGTGCGTGAATACCTCCTGCTGGGTCTGCGTTTCGACCGCCTGGAGGAGGGTTTCGTCGACGCCTACACAGGTGATCCGGCGTTGCGCCGTCAGGTGGACAACGAGCCGCGGCCGGACCCGCGCACACTCGTCGGTAGTGCACGCGCGCTGCGGGCCGAACTGCCTTCCGCGGGACTGACCGACGAGCGAACGAGGTTCCTCGACGCGCACCTGACAGCGCTGGAGTGCTCGGCGCGCAAGTTCGCCGCCGACGACATCGGCTTCGTCGACGAGGTCGCCGCGTACTTCGACGTGCGGATCGCGCCCGGCGACGAGGAGCGCTATCGCGACGCGCACCGCCGGATGGATGCCGTCCTGCCCGGTCCGGGCACCCTCGCCGAACGCATGGAGGCGAACCGCGCGGCCGATCGGATCCCGCCGGATCGGTTGCAGGACTGCGTCGAGGCGTTCAACAGCGCGCTGCGCGACCGCGTCCGCGCCGAGTATGCGCTGCCCGAGCACGAGCAGGTCGACTACGAGGTGGTCGGCGACAAGCCGTGGTCCGGGTTCAACTACTACCTCGGCGGCTACCGCTCCACGGTCGCGATCAACTCCGATCTCGACCAGCACATGTCGAACCTGCCGCGCCTCATCGCCCACGAGTCCTATCCCGGTCACCACACCGAGCACTGCCGCAAGGAGGCCGGGCTGGTCGGGGCGGGCCAGCTCGAGCAGACCCTGTTCGTCGTCAACACCCCGCAGTGCCTGATGGCCGAGGGCCTGGCGGACCTGGCGCTGGAGTCGATCGTGGGGGCGGGATGGGGGACGTGGGCGCAGGAGATCTACGCCGACCTGGGTCTGCGGTTCGACGGCGAGCGGGCGGAAGAACTCGCGGACGCGTCGAGCGGGCTGCTGTCGGTGCGACAGGACGCCGCGCTGCTGCTCCACGATCGTGGGGCGAGTGCCGACGACGTCGCGGCGTTCCTGCAGCGGTGGACGCTGTCGAGTCCCGAGCGGGCACGGCAGAGCCTGCGGTTCCTGTCGTCGCCGCTGTGGCGCGCGTACATCAGCACATATGTCGAGGGATATCGCCTGCTCGGCGGCTGGCTGGCGCAGGCTCCGGTCGGTCCCGAACGGTCCGAGCGGTTCCGCCGACTGCTCGACGAACCCCTCACTCCGGGTGCGCTGCGCGACGACACTCCGGGTGCGCTGCGCGACGACACTCCGGGTGCGCTGCGCGACGACGTCGTGAGCGCTGACGGAGCCGCCTCGATGCTCGGCCGAGGTCGTCCTTAG
- the glyA gene encoding serine hydroxymethyltransferase, translated as MTAVPATDVNTASLAELDPEVATAMAGELSRQRDTLEMIASENFVPRAVLEAQGSVLTNKYAEGYPGRRYYGGCEFVDVVEDLARNRAKDVFGAEFANVQPHAGAQANAAVLMALMNPGEKLMGMDLAHGGHLTHGMKLNFSGKLYEVASYGVREDTHVVDMDQVRETALAERPQVLIAGWSAYPRHLDFAAFRSIADEIGAKLWVDMAHFAGLVAAGLHPSPVPHADVVSTTVHKTLGGPRSGMILAKKEWAKKLNSAVFPGQQGGPLMHAIAAKAVAMKIAGTDEFKARQERTLAGSKILAERLGGADVAGNGISVLTGGTDVHLVLVDLRHSQLDGQQGEDLLHEIGITVNRNAVPFDPRPPMNPSGLRIGTPALATRGFGDAEFTEVADIIATALANGADADVPALRARVSKLAQDFPLYDGLENWGLLPKA; from the coding sequence ATGACTGCTGTGCCTGCCACCGACGTGAACACCGCGTCCCTCGCCGAACTGGACCCCGAGGTCGCCACCGCGATGGCGGGTGAGTTGTCGCGTCAGCGTGACACTCTCGAGATGATCGCGTCGGAGAACTTCGTTCCCCGCGCGGTGCTCGAGGCCCAGGGCAGCGTGCTCACCAACAAGTACGCCGAGGGCTACCCGGGACGCCGCTACTACGGCGGCTGCGAGTTCGTCGACGTGGTCGAGGACCTGGCCCGCAACCGCGCCAAGGACGTCTTCGGTGCCGAGTTCGCGAACGTGCAGCCGCACGCCGGTGCGCAGGCCAACGCCGCCGTGCTGATGGCGTTGATGAACCCGGGCGAGAAGCTGATGGGCATGGACCTGGCCCACGGCGGTCACCTCACCCACGGCATGAAGCTGAACTTCTCCGGCAAGCTGTACGAGGTCGCGTCGTACGGCGTCCGTGAGGACACCCACGTCGTCGACATGGACCAGGTCCGCGAGACCGCGCTCGCCGAGCGTCCTCAGGTACTCATCGCCGGCTGGTCCGCGTACCCGCGTCACCTGGACTTCGCGGCGTTCCGGTCGATCGCCGACGAGATCGGCGCCAAGCTGTGGGTCGACATGGCGCACTTCGCCGGTCTGGTCGCCGCGGGTCTGCACCCGTCGCCCGTCCCGCACGCCGACGTCGTCTCCACCACCGTCCACAAGACCCTCGGTGGGCCCCGTTCGGGCATGATCCTGGCGAAGAAGGAGTGGGCGAAGAAGCTCAACTCGGCGGTGTTCCCGGGCCAGCAGGGCGGACCGCTGATGCACGCGATCGCCGCGAAGGCCGTCGCGATGAAGATCGCCGGCACCGACGAGTTCAAGGCGCGTCAGGAGCGCACCCTGGCCGGTTCGAAGATCCTCGCCGAGCGTCTCGGTGGCGCCGACGTCGCCGGCAACGGCATCTCGGTCCTCACCGGTGGCACCGACGTGCACCTGGTCCTGGTCGACCTGCGGCACTCGCAGCTCGACGGCCAGCAGGGTGAGGATCTGCTCCACGAGATCGGTATCACCGTCAACCGCAACGCGGTGCCGTTCGATCCGCGTCCGCCGATGAACCCGTCGGGCCTGCGGATCGGTACCCCGGCGCTGGCCACCCGTGGCTTCGGTGATGCGGAGTTCACCGAGGTCGCCGACATCATCGCGACCGCGCTCGCCAATGGCGCCGACGCCGATGTCCCGGCCCTGCGCGCCCGCGTCTCCAAGCTGGCGCAGGACTTCCCGCTGTACGACGGCCTCGAGAACTGGGGCCTGCTGCCCAAGGCCTGA
- a CDS encoding PhoH family protein: MTAISSVRTYVLDTSVLLSDPWAVSRFAEHEVVLPLVVISELEDKRHHHELGWFAREALRMLDDLRLEFGRLDRPVPIGSENGTLQVELNHTDPSVLPVGFRTDSNDSRILACALNLAAEGRDVVLVSKDIPLRVKAGAVGLPADEFRAHDVVPSGWTGMTELDVESGVIDQLFSEGIVDLDEARELPCHTGIRLLGERSSALGRVTADKRVQLVRGEREAFGLHGRSAEQRVALDLLLDESVGIVSLGGKAGTGKSALALTAGLEAVLERRSHRKVVVFRPLYAVGGQELGYLPGSESEKMGPWAQAVFDTLDGLASPEVMEEVLSRGMLEVLPLTHIRGRSLHDSFVIVDEAQSLERNVLLTVLSRLGSGSRVVLTHDVAQRDNLRVGRHDGVAAVIEKLKGHPLFAHVTLTRSERSPIAALVTEMLEEFGPTA, from the coding sequence GTGACCGCAATCAGCTCCGTCCGCACCTACGTCCTCGACACCTCGGTCCTGCTCTCGGACCCGTGGGCTGTCAGTAGATTCGCCGAACACGAGGTGGTCCTACCGCTGGTCGTGATCAGCGAACTCGAGGACAAGCGTCACCATCACGAGCTGGGATGGTTCGCCCGCGAAGCACTGCGGATGCTCGACGACCTTCGTCTCGAGTTCGGTCGGCTCGACCGTCCGGTGCCCATCGGCTCCGAGAACGGCACCCTTCAGGTGGAGCTCAACCACACCGATCCGTCGGTACTTCCTGTCGGATTCCGCACGGACAGTAACGATTCCAGGATCCTCGCCTGTGCCCTCAACCTCGCCGCCGAGGGCCGGGACGTGGTGCTGGTCAGCAAGGACATCCCGCTGCGTGTGAAGGCCGGCGCCGTAGGTCTGCCCGCCGACGAGTTCCGCGCGCACGACGTCGTCCCGTCCGGTTGGACCGGGATGACCGAGTTGGATGTCGAGTCCGGCGTCATCGATCAGCTGTTCTCCGAGGGGATCGTCGATCTGGACGAGGCCCGGGAGTTGCCGTGCCACACGGGTATCCGACTGCTGGGCGAACGGTCGAGCGCGCTGGGGCGGGTCACCGCGGACAAGCGGGTGCAACTGGTGCGGGGCGAGCGGGAGGCGTTCGGCCTCCACGGCCGCTCCGCGGAGCAACGCGTCGCACTCGATCTGCTGCTCGACGAGAGCGTCGGCATCGTTTCGCTCGGCGGCAAGGCCGGCACCGGCAAGTCCGCGCTGGCGCTGACGGCGGGGCTCGAGGCGGTGCTCGAACGGCGCAGCCACCGCAAGGTCGTCGTGTTCCGGCCGCTGTACGCGGTCGGCGGCCAGGAACTCGGCTACCTGCCCGGCAGCGAGAGCGAGAAGATGGGGCCGTGGGCGCAGGCCGTCTTCGATACCCTCGACGGCCTCGCGAGCCCCGAGGTGATGGAAGAGGTGCTCAGCCGTGGCATGCTGGAAGTGTTGCCGCTCACGCACATTCGTGGCCGCTCGCTGCACGATTCGTTCGTGATCGTCGACGAGGCGCAGTCGCTCGAACGCAACGTCCTGCTCACCGTGCTGTCCCGGCTCGGCAGCGGTTCGCGAGTGGTGCTTACCCACGACGTCGCCCAGCGTGACAACCTGCGCGTCGGCCGACACGACGGCGTCGCGGCGGTCATCGAGAAGCTCAAGGGACACCCGCTGTTCGCGCACGTCACCCTCACCCGCAGTGAGCGTTCGCCCATCGCGGCCCTGGTGACGGAGATGCTCGAGGAGTTCGGTCCCACCGCCTGA